In Thermotomaculum hydrothermale, a single genomic region encodes these proteins:
- the fabG gene encoding 3-oxoacyl-ACP reductase FabG, producing MIDLTGKTAIVTGASRGIGKAIAEKLSEAGAKVILIARNEERLKELAAKLGNSPYFTLDITDREKVKEVFKEIQKQYDIDILVNNAGITRDNILMMMKDNEIESVIDTNLKSIFYVTKQVLRKMLKKRSGRIINITSVIGLMGNPGQSNYAASKAGIIGFTKSLAKEIGSRNITVNAIAPGFIETDMTKDLSEETKKAMLETIPLKRTGTPEDIANAVLFLASDLASYITGTVLNVSGGMYM from the coding sequence ATGATTGATTTAACAGGGAAAACCGCAATTGTAACAGGCGCTTCAAGGGGAATAGGCAAAGCAATTGCAGAAAAACTCTCTGAAGCGGGGGCAAAGGTAATCCTGATTGCAAGGAATGAGGAAAGATTAAAGGAATTAGCAGCGAAATTGGGAAATAGCCCATACTTTACCCTTGATATAACAGACAGAGAAAAGGTTAAAGAGGTTTTCAAAGAAATTCAAAAACAATACGACATTGACATTCTTGTAAACAATGCTGGAATCACAAGGGATAATATTTTAATGATGATGAAGGATAATGAGATTGAAAGCGTAATTGATACAAATTTAAAGTCAATTTTCTATGTAACAAAGCAGGTGTTAAGAAAAATGCTAAAAAAAAGAAGCGGAAGAATAATCAACATCACCTCTGTAATTGGGCTAATGGGAAATCCAGGCCAGTCTAACTATGCTGCATCAAAGGCGGGGATTATTGGATTTACAAAATCACTTGCAAAGGAGATTGGGTCAAGAAACATAACTGTAAACGCAATTGCTCCTGGATTTATTGAAACAGATATGACAAAGGATTTAAGCGAAGAAACAAAAAAGGCAATGCTTGAAACAATTCCATTAAAAAGAACGGGCACCCCGGAAGACATTGCAAACGCAGTCTTATTCCTTGCATCTGATTTAGCATCATATATTACAGGCACTGTTTTAAATGTTTCAGGTGGTATGTATATGTAA
- the fabD gene encoding ACP S-malonyltransferase, translating into MRLEKTAFIFPGQGSQYAGMGLEICENFEQAEKTFFEADKALNYPISKLCFHGPEEDLKLTYNTQPALLTVSTAIWEILKDNNIEPEAVAGHSLGEYSALVCAGVIPFKDAVKIVRKRGEFMQDAVPVGMGKMAAVLNLPFEKVEEVINSVKEEGKVLSVANINSPAQIVIAGHADIVEKAMGALKEAGARRVVELPVSAPFHCELMKPARENLAPFIDEVEFKKPAYRFYSNVTATSIDNPDEIKERLKEQITSPVKWAQLIENMIEDGIDTFVEIGAGRVLSGLVRKIDRGVNILNIEDMSSLEKFLRFINE; encoded by the coding sequence ATGAGACTTGAAAAAACCGCTTTTATTTTTCCGGGACAGGGCTCACAGTATGCTGGAATGGGGCTTGAAATCTGCGAAAACTTTGAACAGGCAGAAAAAACATTCTTTGAAGCAGATAAGGCTTTAAACTATCCAATTTCAAAACTCTGCTTTCACGGCCCTGAAGAGGATTTAAAATTAACCTATAACACCCAGCCAGCATTGTTAACAGTTTCTACTGCAATTTGGGAAATTTTAAAGGATAACAACATAGAGCCTGAGGCTGTTGCAGGGCACTCGTTGGGAGAATACTCAGCCCTCGTCTGTGCTGGAGTTATCCCATTTAAAGATGCAGTGAAAATAGTTAGAAAGAGGGGAGAGTTTATGCAGGACGCAGTGCCTGTTGGAATGGGGAAAATGGCAGCGGTATTAAACCTTCCCTTTGAAAAGGTTGAAGAGGTTATAAACAGCGTTAAGGAAGAGGGAAAGGTTTTATCTGTTGCAAACATAAACTCACCTGCTCAAATTGTTATTGCAGGCCATGCAGATATAGTTGAAAAGGCAATGGGAGCATTAAAGGAAGCAGGGGCAAGAAGGGTTGTTGAATTGCCGGTAAGCGCCCCATTTCACTGTGAACTGATGAAACCGGCAAGGGAAAACTTAGCACCCTTCATAGATGAGGTTGAATTTAAAAAACCGGCTTACAGGTTTTACTCAAATGTAACAGCCACCTCAATTGACAACCCAGATGAAATAAAAGAAAGGTTAAAGGAGCAGATAACAAGCCCTGTTAAATGGGCTCAACTTATTGAAAATATGATAGAAGACGGTATTGACACCTTTGTTGAAATTGGAGCAGGAAGGGTATTAAGCGGTCTTGTTAGAAAGATTGACAGAGGGGTAAATATACTAAACATTGAAGATATGTCTTCACTTGAAAAATTTTTAAGATTTATCAACGAGTGA